In Choloepus didactylus isolate mChoDid1 chromosome 18, mChoDid1.pri, whole genome shotgun sequence, the genomic stretch tattttttgCCCTTGAATTAAGAAATCTGCTTGAAGCTCTAGTGACATAAGAATTAACTGGTAGTTCTTTATCATAGCTAGGCTTAAGTGTTTAAAATTTTGCCTTTCTTAgaatatttatatgaatttcCCAATGAAATATTTGGTTTGAAGGCAACTGTGCATTTCTACTAACTATCCATGATAATTACATGTATACCATTTCCTGAAAATTTCCCTTAGGTCTCACCTGAGTTTACTTTTTGCTTAAGATGTTTAGAGATCTAGAGGAGCTTCTCTAGGCtaaattttaaagataagaaaagcaaaataaaggtaAATGAATGGCTAAAAAATAAGCTTAACCTTTCTACtgagttttttttggggggtgggtgggtgggagagaggtgtagagaaacaaacaaaaaaacctgcacAAAGGGTTCTGTTCCAGGATTCTCCTCCTGAATATTGGAGAACtggcatttttaaattaagacgTAAGATAATACTACTTTTGGAATTTCAAAGTTAGGTGGATTGTAATAGCTTTCTGTTAGAAAAGGGTGAGACACCCAAAACAAAATACTCTTGGTAGATGGAGCAAAGGCCCCTTTAAACTTTTACCAGGCTTTTACTCAGAAGCTCGCAAACTGTAAGACAAACAATGTGAGCAAGATGAGAAAGCAAAGCTCTCTCAGGTTGAAAATGGCAATAAAACACTGCAAATTATTAGTGTCATGTGAACATTAAAGCTTACCACTGACAGACAGATATGCTACAGGGAATAAATACTGAAATTTTTCTTAAGTCTATTTACAGACAGAATCCCAGATCAGATTGGCTTCCCAGGCAAAAACCAACATTGGCCCAGACAATGTTCCACagtaaattataaaaaggaacttgGATTTAGGCTTTTTGCCATTTCCAGTATAAGTAACTTTGAACATTCTTAGCCTAAAAGGGaatgtttgtttttctaatgTTAACAACATATTAAGAAGGAAAATATCCATCACAGGCTTCTTAAGAAATCAGAGGACAGTTTTGGAGATTTACAGTAAATCAAACATGTTCACAACTAAATATTCTATTAGGGCCATTTTCCAGGCAGAACATTGCTTTCTGATAGAGGAAGAAGCTTAGTATCAACTCTAAGCCAGGTACTTCACACTGCTATCGGTTTGGGGACACTTCTGCCTATCAGTCTTTTGAAAGAACTTAATTATATACACACCATCAAAGCATATACTGCCAATGCTTGATATTTAAAGGAATCCTGCAGTGAATCATTTATCTCCTTTGAAAACAAACAGGTTTTCAAAAACTGTATACAACTCTGGATACATAAATGAGATTTAAAGAAGTCttaagtaaaagagaaaagactCTCAACCTGCTTCTACTGTGGGATTTCTTTCCAAGAATTTAAACTGATCCTCCTCCTCAGTCTCCTTACATATCTGAAATCTTCCCTGCAACACGAGAGGCACTTTATTAAGTATAGCATCTATTAAATCTCTAAACTCAAGGTCAATTTTGCTGAGCAAAGTAATAACACTAGCCTAGCAGGCATTACCAataaggatttttttcctttaatataaaagtTTAACTACAGCAGTCCaatgtaaaaatacaaaaaaaaattctcatactAAAAAATGTACCATAATACTGTACATACAAAAACCGTTCAACAAGAATGATTTAAATATATCTGTTCTTTTCCAGATCTGGAAGACACAAATGTAAAGTTCTGCAACCACACTATTGCTGAGAACATGTGCCCAGGAACACTgtgtttccctctctcttccccttgTCCCAGCCCCGCCTTCAGTGTCCCCTGAGCTTGGATCGTGGGCCAACGGCATCACTGAAGATAAGCAGAACCAAATGTTTACTCAATGGAAGTCATTATTCAGTGAGCCACTGCTTACCATCAAGTATGAAAAGCACAAGTTTTAAGTCCAGCCAAGATTAAATCCAGACAGAGGTCTTCCCATCTCCTGATCTGCTACTGGCACTGCTTTTGTTGGACCCAGCTTTGGACCCCACCTTGGCTTTTTTTTCCCGGGGACCATGGGGGTTGTTTTGGTGACTATAGGCCTGGATTGCTAGATCCAAGCGTTCCTGAGCCATTCTGATCTCCCGCTGCAGAGTCTCTAGATCAGCTGGGAGATTCTCCTCATGGTTGCAATACTGCTGTTCCTGGGCGATGTTGGCTTTGTTTTGCTTGTAGGCGATCTTGGCATTAGACAGTTCAGTGTACTGGATTTGATCTGGTTTGACGGCAATGTTATAGCCAGGAGGAGCAGATGGTGTATTCCAAGTAAAAGGATAATTGTAAGCACCCGGATCTTCAGGTTCCCGCCTTTTATTGTTTAGTGAGTCTCGAATGGTCCCAAATCCTAAATGAAGCATCTCCCAAATGTTAAGCAATAGGCAAAGGCCCGTAACACCATACATTATCAGAAGGAAGATGGTCTTTTCAGTAGGTCTTGAAATAAAGCAGTCTATCTTATGTGGGCAAGGAAATCTGCTGCACACATAAGATGGGTGGACTTGGAAGCCATACAGAAAATATTGCCCTATCAGAAAACCCACCTCAAACATGGTCCTTGCCAATAATTGCAACACATAGATTTTCATGAGCCCATCCTCCCGAATCCGCCGTCGGCCATCATGCTTGGGTTTAGGCTGGCTctgctctttattttctttttcactttctaattCCATTTCTGGGTACATCATGGGATCCTCTTCATGgtcctcttctgtttcttccagagCCCGGTGCTGTTTCCAACGCATTCCATAGGGTTTGCCCCTGGCTGCCTTCTTGTCTGCTTCACCATGCTCCATTTTGGCAATCTTATGAATGGCATAGCCCAGATACATCACTGAGGGAGTTGCCACCAGGATGATCTGGAACACCCAGAAGCGCACATGCGAGAGGGGTGCAAAGGCATCATAGCAGACATTTTCGCAGCCTGGCTGCTCTGTGTTGCACACAAATTTGCTTTGCTCGTCATAATAGATAGACTCTCCTCCTACAGCTGTAAGGACAATCCGGAAGACAATCAAAACAGTGAGCCAGATCTTCCCCACAAATGTGGAGTGGTTGTGGATCTCCTCTAGCAGGCGAGTCAGGAAGCTCCAACTCATGATGAATCAACTGGTTTGCCctgataaaaatggaaaaataccaaAGGAAAATCAACAAATACCAAAACCTTAAATTCATTTCTTATTTATGATATTTCTAGGAACTACTTCTCTGCATACTTGAAATCTAACTTCAGGGCTCATACTGGAGCAAACGTTAAGATAAAGAGCATCACACTCTACTGCCCTTAGGGAGGTTGATTCACTTTGGTCTATGAGTACCTGTTTGGGCTTACAGGGTCATAAAAAGTCTGGTCTGCTTTCACAGCTTCCCttgtttaaaagataaaattggaGCTATTATTTACCAAGAAGTATTTCCCAGATGAATTTTACTCGGTTCTTTACAAATACTATTATTTCATGAGACCATCACAACTCTGTGAGATAGAGGTAAGAAAATAAGGCACAGGTGCAGCTATTTGGCCCAGTGACAGAAAGACCAGCACTGAGATGGTAACAGGGAAGCTTGGGCTGGACTCCATTGTATCCAGTGTGTGTAGTTTACCTTGTATGTGCTTTAGGAAATTCAAAATTTGGAACAGGTGTCAAAGTGGTAAAGGAAATTAAGGTGGTAATATAGCTGCAAACAACTAGCAATGATCAAAAACTAAAAGACACAAAGGAACTAGAAAGACACCTACTCCCTATGTAGGCTGTACAGCATAGCAGATTTTAGGATTCTAGTTTTGATTAAAAGC encodes the following:
- the GJC1 gene encoding gap junction gamma-1 protein, which codes for MSWSFLTRLLEEIHNHSTFVGKIWLTVLIVFRIVLTAVGGESIYYDEQSKFVCNTEQPGCENVCYDAFAPLSHVRFWVFQIILVATPSVMYLGYAIHKIAKMEHGEADKKAARGKPYGMRWKQHRALEETEEDHEEDPMMYPEMELESEKENKEQSQPKPKHDGRRRIREDGLMKIYVLQLLARTMFEVGFLIGQYFLYGFQVHPSYVCSRFPCPHKIDCFISRPTEKTIFLLIMYGVTGLCLLLNIWEMLHLGFGTIRDSLNNKRREPEDPGAYNYPFTWNTPSAPPGYNIAVKPDQIQYTELSNAKIAYKQNKANIAQEQQYCNHEENLPADLETLQREIRMAQERLDLAIQAYSHQNNPHGPREKKAKVGSKAGSNKSSASSRSGDGKTSVWI